The Zea mays cultivar B73 chromosome 7, Zm-B73-REFERENCE-NAM-5.0, whole genome shotgun sequence DNA segment GGTGCAATAGTAGTGACAATATTATTTGTGAAATGGCAAATGCTATGACTTTCAAGTTTGATAAGTATTGGAAGAAGTCCAATATTGCTCTTGCTGTAGCAAATGTTCTTGATCCTAGGTTCAAGAAAAAAATGGTGGAATTTTACTTGAAAAGGATCTATAGGATTACCTACCAATCTGAAATTGACAAGTTTATTGGTGTCCTAAAGAACTTGTTTCAGTGCTATGTTTCAGCTGCACCTATTACACAGAACAATACCGATCAAGGATATGCACCTCCAATTTTAAATTAGTTTGTGAACAACATGGATGAGGAGCTTGATAACTATCTATTTGACAATGAGTCATGTGGTGCTGGTGTGGAATCAACTGAATTAGATAGGTATTTATCTCAACCACCATTGAAGACTTCTAAAGCCAACCTGAATGCATTTGATATCCTAGCATGGTGGAAAAATCAAGCTGATGAATATCCAATCCTCTCACAACTTGCTCGTgatgtgttggcaatgcaagtttCAACGGTTGCATCTGAGTCGGCATTTAGTGCCGGTGGTCGTGTTATCGATCCATATCGAAGCCGCCTTGATCCTGACATTGTAGAAGCACTTATGTGCACTAAAGATTGGATAGTTGCATCTAGAAAAGGTAAAAGTTGTAAACTGTTCTTAGTTCTCAATGTACTTTTATAGTTTTATTCATTCATTGCCTGTTAATTTTCAGGTTCTAGAAATATTTCTTCGCTGCCTACTGACCTTGAGGTACTTGACGCCATTAAGAACAATTTGGCCAGTGAGTTTGAGGTAATAAAATATGAGCCCGTTGTCCGCTAATATTCATAACTGCTACATGTTTGAGTCAGATTTGGATTATATGAGTGCTAACACATATTTGTTTCAAAATTAGGATGAATTTTCAGAATTGGGACGTGATCTGGTGGAAGATGATGACGACATTCCAGAGATTCAGCTATAAGTATTGCAATGCACTATGCTATGTATCTATGTATGCCAGTTTGTATCTGGTTGTCTGAATGAGTCAGTGAGTGAGTGCTTATGTGCTTGAGTCTGAAActtatcacatgacatatgtcatTTGACGTTTAGTGAGATGAACTTCTGGTCTTTGTGGATTGTCTTGCCACTTGTGGTTGTGGACTTGCAGTGTATCATTTTATTTCTAGCTATGGTTATGGAATATGGACTATGATATTCATGGAATATGGACTTATGGCTATTTCACTTTTTTGGATGCTATATAATATATAGATATTGTGATTATGACGTAATAGTAAGTATTGTTATATGATCAAGATTTATAGATATTATCATGTTCTACGGCTTGACATGTTTATGAGTTTATCGTTTTTAAATATCGTTTTGATGGTTTTCGATCGATTTCGATGCGTCTTCGATCCTTTAGTTATCGTTTTTGTTATCGTTAAATATCGTCGCCGTTTTCGTTACCGTCAAATATCGTACTGCTATCGTTTTCGAAAAAATAATATGAAAGTGAAAGTGGTTGAGCTTTCTTCCGATCGttttcgaccgttttcatccctagcatAATATCATATGCCATGTATGTTGCTGGTTGCCTTATGTTGGATTGTTGAGTATGAGATGTTACTCAGTGAAATATATATATAAAAAAGGTGTGTCCACTAAGAttcaaattgttgctaggaagagaGTACTTGTTTCTAACCACTGCAACTCATATTAGTTTGTATTATACTAAGAAACCGTACATATTTGATATATAGGAACTGTAGTGATGCATGGACAGCCAGtaaaaaattatatatatatatatatatatatatatatatatatatatatatatatatatatatatatatatatataacgtgTCTGTTTGGattattttgttttcaaaaatattacatatctaaggccctgtttgggagaGCTTCACTTCAAGAATTTCAATTTCGTTCTAACTTCTTCAACCCAAACAGGTCCAGCTCCACGAGCTTTAGTTTTTAAAAAAATCGAAACTAGAGTCCCGTTTCATGAAATTCATGAAGCTCCTTAGAGGGTGCTTCAAAAACATTGTTTTTATATCTCCTCATGAAGCTGTACGAAAATTACCCATCATGTCACTGGTTACGCAACATACAACTTCCGTTCTCTCTGGCGACAACCCACTAATCATCAAGTGTAATTAAGGAAACCCACACAAATCAATTGTACTATAGAAGTTGGAGTCCATATACAAACCAAACGCTACTGGAACTCACCTTAATTTTTTGCTGGAGCTGTTTTATAGTGAAACTGGAAAACCAAAGCTGAAGTTTTTGAAGCAAAGCTCTCTCAAATAGGCCCTAACACACAATTCAAAACAGGAGCAGCTTCGAAAAATAAAACATGCACATGTGAATGACGTGTGAGCACACAGTACACACAGTGTGCACACATATTAAATAGCATACATTACCACAATGGATTATATCATTATCAGAGTACAACATCATCGACACACAGAGCCTGCACAGGTCACCGTACGTTTGGCACGGGCCCGGCCACGTACAGGGATTACACATCCGATAATCGAACCACCATACCCATACGCACAATTAATTACGCTATATATAGCAGCGCCCTGCTTAATTGCCTGCAGGTTACGTTACATTTAACTACTAGTAGGCTTCGTGGCAGATCAGCGTACGCACGCCTCCGGTTCCGGTCGGTGCACATATAGATAAGCACATTACTTACAGGAGGTGATGTGCTAGCTAGCTGTGGACTGCCATCAGATTAAAGTTAGCacgcagtagtagcagcagtacgtGTAGGTCGTAGAACCATATACTACGCAACACTGCAGGACAGGGGTAGGCGGCGAGAGCGCGCACACACAACACTTGAGACACATATCGGACTATGGATCGGTGACGACGCTAGGTGCGTGCGTCCTGCATGACAGAAGAGAGAGAGCATGCTGACGTAGTAGGTTTTTATCTGATCTGGAGGTGGTGGCTCCCCGGGTCGCCCCGCCCGCCGTGCTGGTCCTGCGCCTCCGCGGGGTTCCTCCGGCGCCGCTCGTTGTGCCCCGCCAGGCGCAGGCGGCAGCTGCGCTTGGTGTCGTCGAAGTGCGACAGCTCGTGGAACCTGCGAGCAGACGAGGGCCGGGGGTCAAGAAAGAGTGACACAGGCGGAGAGAAGCTCCAGGCAGAGGAGCTAGCACGGTTTGATTAATAACCTCCAAAGAGGTTGCATGAGACTGAGAGACGCTTCTGCAAGATCTTGAGTTGAGAGAGCAACCTAGCTAGCTTAGGATCCAATCCAGCAGCTCACCGTGCTATCCATGACCCAAGAAAAAAAGCTGCAAGCTTTCTCAAGGTCGAATTAAGCTCgtttagtttagtagtagtagtagccgtACGAACTGAAAGCGGGCGGTGCCTTTGAGCATGTCACGAACTCACTCACGTACGAGTCACGCACGCCGGCCGGACTGCACACTGCACTGCGCCCATGTGCATGTGCCTCCGAGCAAGCAGGCAGGCGGGGCTTACCGGCTGCATTGCTGGCAGAAGCGCTGGCGGAGGCCGGCGAGGAGGACGACGGACGCCTTGCGGTGCGCGTCGCACACCTTGTGCCTCCGGTTGTACCGCTTCTCCACGCCCATGTCGGCGCTGCACCGCTCCACCTGGCAGCTCGGCCCGGCGCCGCCGGCCGCCTGGGCGTTCACGGCGGCGcccctcctcgccgccgccgccggggaggcgCCGGCCGCCGCGACCCTCCTCGCCACCGCCCGGGAGGTGCCACCCGCGCCCGCCAGCTCCGCGGGAC contains these protein-coding regions:
- the sbp29 gene encoding SBP-transcription factor 29, translating into MPDSSSSAGTGGMAPSSSAAASIAALAAAAASGDGSDDSGAANNNGALPLPLPPPHGVEDNNSPAELAGAGGTSRAVARRVAAAGASPAAAARRGAAVNAQAAGGAGPSCQVERCSADMGVEKRYNRRHKVCDAHRKASVVLLAGLRQRFCQQCSRFHELSHFDDTKRSCRLRLAGHNERRRRNPAEAQDQHGGRGDPGSHHLQIR